A window from Streptomyces sp. NBC_00271 encodes these proteins:
- a CDS encoding LuxR C-terminal-related transcriptional regulator, producing the protein MGAPTGSTAVGPQTTAAATAAEGGRRVRVVLVDDHRMFRTGVQAEIGETERTGVEVVGEAADVDQAVTVITATRPEVVLLDVHLPGGGGVEVLRRCAPLMADARQPVRFLALSVSDAAEDVIGVIRGGARGYVTKTITGTDLVNSVFRVQEGDAVFSPRLAGFVLDAFASTDAPPVDEDLDRLTQREREVLRLIARGYAYKEIAKQLFISVKTVESHVSAVLRKLQLSNRHELTRWATARRLV; encoded by the coding sequence GTGGGCGCGCCCACGGGCTCGACCGCCGTCGGCCCCCAGACGACTGCTGCCGCGACTGCTGCCGAGGGCGGACGCCGTGTGCGGGTCGTGCTCGTCGACGACCACCGCATGTTCCGTACGGGAGTACAGGCCGAGATCGGAGAGACCGAGCGGACCGGCGTCGAGGTGGTCGGCGAGGCCGCGGACGTCGACCAGGCGGTCACGGTCATCACGGCCACCCGGCCCGAGGTCGTCCTGCTCGACGTCCATCTGCCGGGCGGCGGCGGTGTCGAAGTGCTGCGCCGCTGCGCCCCGTTGATGGCCGACGCCCGGCAGCCGGTCCGTTTCCTCGCGCTCTCGGTGTCGGACGCCGCGGAGGACGTCATCGGTGTGATCCGCGGCGGCGCCCGTGGGTACGTCACCAAGACCATCACCGGCACGGACCTGGTGAACTCCGTCTTCCGCGTCCAGGAAGGCGACGCGGTCTTCTCGCCCCGCCTGGCCGGATTCGTCCTGGACGCGTTCGCCTCCACCGACGCCCCGCCCGTCGACGAGGACCTCGACCGTCTCACCCAGCGCGAGCGCGAGGTCCTGCGTCTCATCGCCCGCGGCTACGCCTACAAGGAGATCGCCAAGCAGCTGTTCATCTCGGTGAAGACGGTCGAGTCGCACGTCTCGGCGGTCCTCAGGAAGCTCCAGCTGTCGAACCGTCACGAGCTGACCCGATGGGCCACCGCGCGTCGGCTGGTCTAG
- a CDS encoding C40 family peptidase, producing the protein MAAHRKPRQRSLGGNTARTAATIALAGAATATGFDGTGHADPQLSPAQVKAKVDKLYEEAEVATQKYDGAKDKADKAEQRLNALRDEAARKEDRLNAARDALGSIAAAQYRSGGLDPALQLALSDDPDRYLEGAAFAERAGSRQAGAVARVRKQLREIEQLRGAAHVELASLKSRQAELKRAKKTITGKLDTARQLLSRLTDEQRAQLGDLGAAGGAGSAGQRASRSAARDLGPMSSPGSVAAPNSRAAEAVAYAYGKLGSPYVWGATGPDAFDCSGLAQAAYRAAGISLPRTTYAQINAGRRVSRSELRPGDLVFFYSGISHVGIYVGNGQMIHAPNPSAPVRLAPVDEMPFAGATRVA; encoded by the coding sequence GTGGCAGCGCACCGAAAGCCCAGACAGCGCTCGCTCGGTGGAAACACGGCCCGCACAGCCGCGACCATCGCCCTCGCGGGCGCGGCCACGGCGACGGGCTTCGACGGGACGGGGCACGCGGACCCGCAGCTGTCGCCGGCACAGGTGAAGGCCAAGGTGGACAAGTTGTACGAGGAGGCGGAGGTCGCCACCCAGAAGTACGACGGCGCGAAGGACAAGGCCGACAAGGCCGAGCAGCGGCTGAACGCGCTACGCGACGAGGCCGCGCGCAAGGAGGACCGGCTCAACGCGGCGCGGGACGCGCTGGGTTCGATCGCCGCCGCGCAGTACCGCAGCGGAGGCCTGGACCCCGCGCTGCAACTCGCGCTCTCCGACGACCCCGACCGGTATCTGGAAGGGGCCGCGTTCGCCGAGCGGGCCGGCAGTCGGCAGGCGGGGGCCGTGGCCCGGGTGCGCAAGCAGCTGCGGGAGATCGAGCAGCTGCGCGGGGCCGCGCATGTCGAGCTGGCCTCGCTCAAGTCGCGTCAGGCGGAGCTGAAACGGGCCAAGAAGACGATCACCGGGAAGCTGGACACGGCGCGGCAGCTGCTGTCACGGCTCACCGACGAGCAGCGCGCGCAGCTCGGGGACCTGGGAGCGGCCGGAGGCGCGGGAAGCGCCGGGCAGCGCGCCTCGCGCTCCGCCGCGCGCGACCTCGGCCCGATGTCGTCGCCCGGCTCCGTCGCGGCACCCAACTCGCGTGCGGCGGAGGCCGTCGCGTACGCCTACGGGAAGCTCGGCAGCCCCTACGTCTGGGGCGCCACCGGGCCCGACGCCTTCGACTGCTCGGGCCTGGCCCAGGCCGCGTACCGCGCCGCGGGCATCTCGCTGCCGCGCACGACGTACGCGCAGATCAACGCCGGACGCCGGGTCTCGCGGTCCGAACTCCGCCCCGGCGACCTGGTGTTCTTCTACTCCGGAATCAGCCATGTGGGCATCTACGTGGGAAACGGCCAGATGATCCACGCCCCGAACCCGTCGGCGCCCGTGCGGCTGGCGCCGGTCGACGAGATGCCGTTCGCGGGAGCCACCCGAGTGGCGTGA
- a CDS encoding tellurite resistance/C4-dicarboxylate transporter family protein, with protein sequence MSAISPPGTRWTGLRSWWAQNPPGAGAAILATGIISIGLEQTGYEILSRIVLALAALGWLGLAAAFVVRLLRERERWLTEAGTPSALTAVAATAVLGTRLVTLGWEVPAEALLALAAALWPGLLFLVVRRWRPRMPGAVFLGCVATQGLAVLGATLAPATHTDWLAHTALVLFWLGLVLYAAALFYFDYREVATGAGDQWVAGGALAISALAGSKLILAYQANIYLWNNDDNGVLRWVTEALLVLVLGSYCVLAVAEALWPRPRYDVLRWATVFPLGMTAVAALSVAAAIGVGWLKALGQVLLWISVAAWLAVVAVAVRHPQEP encoded by the coding sequence ATGTCAGCCATCTCCCCGCCCGGCACCCGGTGGACCGGCCTGCGCAGCTGGTGGGCGCAGAATCCGCCGGGCGCCGGAGCCGCGATCCTGGCCACCGGCATCATCTCGATCGGGCTGGAGCAGACCGGCTACGAGATCCTGTCCCGGATCGTGCTGGCCCTGGCGGCCCTCGGCTGGCTCGGGCTCGCCGCGGCCTTCGTCGTACGGCTGCTGCGGGAGCGGGAGCGGTGGCTGACGGAGGCCGGTACACCGAGCGCGCTCACCGCGGTCGCGGCGACCGCCGTGCTCGGCACGCGGCTGGTCACACTGGGGTGGGAGGTACCGGCCGAGGCCCTGCTCGCCCTGGCGGCGGCGCTCTGGCCGGGGTTGCTCTTCCTGGTCGTACGGCGATGGCGGCCCCGTATGCCCGGAGCGGTGTTCCTCGGCTGTGTGGCCACGCAGGGGCTCGCGGTGCTGGGCGCGACGCTCGCCCCCGCGACGCACACGGACTGGCTCGCGCACACCGCGCTCGTGCTGTTCTGGCTGGGGCTCGTGCTCTACGCGGCGGCACTGTTCTACTTCGACTACCGCGAGGTCGCCACGGGGGCCGGGGACCAGTGGGTCGCGGGCGGCGCGCTCGCCATCTCGGCGCTGGCGGGGTCGAAGCTGATCCTCGCGTACCAGGCGAACATCTACCTGTGGAACAACGACGACAACGGCGTGCTCCGCTGGGTGACCGAGGCGCTGCTCGTGCTCGTCCTCGGTTCGTACTGCGTGCTGGCCGTGGCGGAGGCCCTGTGGCCCCGACCGCGCTACGACGTGCTGCGCTGGGCGACCGTGTTCCCGCTGGGGATGACGGCGGTGGCGGCGCTGTCGGTCGCGGCCGCCATCGGCGTCGGCTGGCTCAAGGCGCTCGGGCAAGTACTGCTGTGGATCTCGGTCGCGGCGTGGCTGGCGGTGGTGGCCGTAGCGGTCAGACACCCACAGGAGCCGTAA
- a CDS encoding C40 family peptidase: protein MASHRKWSPTGTRIAGIRTPALATAALTSVALLSQTANAAPSADPKPSIEEVEKKVDDLYHQAEAATEKYNATREKTAQQRKRVDSLLDDVARRTEKLNTAREELGSFAAAQYRTGASAPDTATLLLADNPQDYFDQTQLMDRLTSRQKVAVDDYITEQAATTKKRAEASQSLQTLTTTQSALKTSKADVQRKLAAARDLLSKLTAEEKARLAAIEKKKQEAADRKAAELAQQQAAAEKKAQEAAAQQQTTTGTSGTSGSSTTDSSYTANADKALAFARTQVGKPYVWGATGPGSYDCSGLTQAAWKAAGVDLPRTTWDQVNVGTTVPLADIKPGDLVFFYDDISHVGLYVGNGMMIHAPKPGAYVREESIFYGGESIIHSVVRPA from the coding sequence TTGGCGTCGCATCGCAAGTGGAGTCCTACAGGTACGCGCATAGCGGGTATACGGACCCCCGCCCTCGCCACGGCGGCCCTCACCTCCGTGGCCCTGCTCTCCCAGACGGCGAACGCCGCGCCCTCGGCCGATCCCAAGCCGAGCATCGAAGAGGTCGAGAAGAAGGTCGACGACCTCTACCACCAGGCCGAGGCGGCGACCGAGAAGTACAACGCGACCAGGGAGAAGACCGCGCAGCAGCGCAAGCGCGTCGACTCCCTCCTCGACGACGTGGCCCGGCGCACCGAGAAGCTCAACACCGCGCGCGAGGAGCTGGGGTCGTTCGCCGCGGCGCAGTACCGCACCGGCGCCTCCGCGCCCGACACCGCGACCCTCCTGCTGGCCGACAATCCGCAGGACTACTTCGACCAGACCCAGCTGATGGACCGGCTGACCAGCCGCCAGAAGGTGGCCGTCGACGACTACATCACCGAGCAGGCCGCCACCACCAAGAAGCGCGCGGAGGCCTCCCAGAGCCTGCAGACGCTCACCACGACGCAGAGCGCGCTGAAGACGTCCAAGGCCGACGTGCAGCGCAAGCTCGCCGCGGCGCGCGACCTGCTCTCGAAACTGACCGCCGAGGAGAAGGCGCGGCTCGCGGCGATCGAGAAGAAGAAGCAGGAAGCGGCCGACCGCAAGGCGGCGGAGCTGGCCCAGCAGCAGGCCGCGGCGGAGAAGAAGGCCCAGGAGGCGGCCGCCCAGCAGCAGACGACCACCGGCACCTCGGGCACCTCGGGGAGTTCGACCACCGACTCCTCGTACACCGCCAACGCCGACAAGGCCCTCGCCTTCGCCCGCACCCAGGTCGGCAAGCCGTACGTCTGGGGCGCGACCGGGCCCGGCTCCTACGACTGCTCCGGCCTCACCCAGGCCGCCTGGAAGGCCGCCGGCGTCGATCTCCCGCGTACCACCTGGGACCAGGTCAACGTGGGCACGACGGTCCCGCTCGCCGACATCAAGCCCGGTGACCTCGTCTTCTTCTACGACGACATCAGCCACGTCGGCCTGTACGTCGGCAACGGCATGATGATCCACGCCCCCAAGCCGGGCGCGTACGTCCGCGAGGAGTCGATCTTCTACGGCGGCGAGTCGATCATCCACAGCGTGGTGCGTCCGGCCTAA